The following nucleotide sequence is from Gymnodinialimonas phycosphaerae.
TCTTGTTGCCCTTGCGCCGCTTGGCGGGCACAGCGATTTCGCGGCGGCCGGCAAGGTAATCCCCGGTGATGGACTTGGGGTTGGCGATCAGGTCGGCGGGTGTACCTTCGCCCACCACTTCGCCCCCGTGCACACCGGCGCCGGGGCCGATGTCGAAGACGTAATCGGCCTCGCGGATGGCTTCCTCGTCGTGTTCGACCACAATCACCGTGTTGCCCTGGTCACGCAGGTTCTTGAGCGTTGTCAGAAGGCGGTCGTTGTCTCGCTGATGCAGGCCGATGGAGGGTTCGTCCAACACGTAAAGCACGCCCGTCAGACCGCTGCCGATCTGGCTGGCCAGCCGAATGCGCTGCGCCTCACCGCCCGAAAGCGTGCCCGCGTTGCGGCTAAGCGTAAGATACTGAAGACCCACGTTATTCAGGAACCCAAGACGTTCGCGGATTTCCTTGAGGATCGCGCGGGCGACCTCGTTCTTCTGTTTGCTAAGGGCGTCGGGGACAGTGTCGATCCAAGCCAACGCCTCGGCGATGGACATCTGCACGACCTGGCCCACATGCTTGAGGTCATCGGAGGGGCCGATCTTGACGGCCAACGCCTCCGGCCGCAGGCGATAGCCGCCGCAATCGCCGCAGGGACGGTTGTTCTGGAATCGCTCGAATTCCTCGCGGATCCACGCGCTATCCGTCTCGCGGTAGCGGCGTTCCATGTTGGGGATGACACCCTCGAACGTACGCTCCACCTGATACACACGCCCGCCTTCGTCGTAGCGAAACTTGATCTCTTCTTCGCCAGAGCCGCGCAGGAACACCTGTTGAATCTCCGCTGACAGGTCCTTCCACTTGGTCTTCGCGTTGAAACCGTAATGCTTTGCAATCGCCTCGATCGTCTGGACGAAATACGGCGATTTTCCCTTACGCCACGGGGCAATAGCACCATCCTCAAGGCTCAGCGCCTTGTCGGGGACCATCAGCCCCTCGTCGAAGAACAGCTCCATCCCCAACCCGTCGCACGACGGGCAGGCCCCGAAGGGCGCGTTGAAAGAGAACAGGCGCGGCTCGATCTCGGGGATGGTGAAGCCGCTGACGGGACAGGCGAATTTCTCGGAGAAGGTGAATCGCTCCGGCTCCTCCTCTTCTTTTACCGCCGTCTCAAGGATCGCGATGCCGTCGGCCAGATCCAGCGCGGTGCGGAAACTGTCGGCCAGCCGCGTCTCGGCGCCTTCGCGCACGACGATACGGTCGACGACAACGTCGATGTCATGGCGGAATTTCTTGTCCAGCGTGGGCGGCTCGTCCAACTCGTAGAATTCGCCGTCCACCTTCACGCGCTGGAAGCCCTGCTTGCGCAGTTCCAGGAATTCCTTGCGATATTCGCCTTTGCGATCCCGAATGATCGGGGCGAGAAGGTAGGCGCGCGTCCCCTCCTCCATCGCCATGACACGGTCGACCATATCCTGGACCTGCTGCGCCTCGATCGGCTGGCCCGTCGCGGGGCTGTAGGGCGTGCCCGCGCGGGCGAACAGAAGGCGCAGGTAGTCGTAGATTTCCGTGACGGTGCCGACGGTCGAGCGGGGGTTCTTGGAGGTCGTCTTCTGCTCGATCGAGATCGCGGGGCTGAGGCCGCTGATGTGATCGACGTCCGGTTTCTCCATCATATCAAGGAATTGCCGGGCGTAAGCGGAAAGGCTTTCAACGTAGCGCCGCTGGCCTTCGGCATAGATCGTGTCAAAGGCAAGGCTGGACTTGCCCGAGCCCGACAGCCCGGTGATCACCACCAGCTTGTCGCGCGGAATATCGACGTCGATATTCTTGAGGTTGTGCTCGCGCGCGCCGCGCACCTCGATGCTTTTCATCTCTGGCATGCCTGCCCCCAAGTTAACCGTTCCGACACACATAGGCGGTAGCGTCTGAGTCTCCAACTGAAAAAGAGGAACGTTTCAGGAACGCGCAGCGCGATACGCCAGTCCGGTGACGCCTGCTGCCATGATGCAGATGACAATAGCCGTGGGAAGGTAAGCGCCTGCCCCCATGGCCGCGAGCACCGGCGTGCCGGTGAAGGTGCCGATGTTGCCCAATTGCGCCAGCGCACCATTGGACAGTGCGCGGTCGTCGTCGGCCTCGTTCAGCCATGGCACGGCAGCAAAACCCGCCCCCGCCGCGATGCCGCTGAGGCCCATGGTCAGGATCAGGACGTAGGGCGCGGCTGGCCCGGCAACCATGGTCACCGCAAAAAGTGCGGCCATGGCGGCGAAGGTCACCCACACCAGCGTGCCCGGTGCGATCCAACGCGCAAGGACGCCCGCCAGGAACGATCCCGCGATGCCCGCCAGCGGCAGGATCGGCGCCAACCACAGCGCGTCCAACGCCGCAGGCAGGAAGGTGATCAGGGCCAGGAACAACATCGCATAGAGGCCGTGGCCCAGGCCCGGCGCGAACAGGCGCGGGGTCGTGTAAATCATCACGTGATCGGACAGACGTGGGAGGGGGCGGCGCACCACCACGACGCCTTGGGGCAGCATCACCCAAAGGACCGCCAGCATGCCTGCCGCGAACACGGCGTGCCCGCCGTAGGCGGCGCGCAGGTTGTCGCCCATCACCAAGGCCGCCACGGCAAAACCAACGCCAAAGAAGGTCGCCCAAAGGCCCATGACCATGGCGCGATCCTTGGGGCCGGCAAGGCGGGCCATCAACGTGGGCACCGCCACGACTAGAACCAAATGCCCTGCCCCTTCCACCACGCGCAGGGCCATAAACACCTGAAAAGGCGGCAAAAACGCCTCTGCCGCGCCGACAAGGGCCGAGGCCCCCAAAGCCCAAAGGATGGCGCGGCGCGGCCCGATGCTGGCCGTGATCCCCCCCGCCATGACCCCGAACGCGATCCCCATGACCGCCACGCCCGAGACGGCGAAGGCCACGGGCCACCCCGGATAGACCGTCGCCAAGCCCGTCAAGGTCAAGGATATCTTGCTGAACTGCATTCCCGCGATCAGCCCCGTGAGGTAGAGCGCCGCGATCAGCGGCCAGGGGGTGCGGGGGGTATGCATGGCGCCTGCTTCCCCTGTTTCACTGGCCCCGTCAAGCGGGCGGCGTGACGGAAGGAAACGAAGGAAGGAACCTGGGGGAAACCAGCGGAAAACCTACCCTTTGCGGATCACGCAGAACAGGTTACCGTAAGGGCAATGGTCGGTCTATTCCCGGCCCGCTGTCCCATATTATCTAGAACGGATGTCCCCGATGCGCGCGTTATTCCTCGCCCTGATAACCCTCATGATGTTGCCCCTCACGGCCCTCGCCCAATCGGCGGATCGGCCCAATACGATTCTGGTTCTGGATGGATCGGGATCGATGTGGGGGCAGATCGACGGCGTGAACAAGATCGTTATCGCCCGCGAGGTCATTGCCGAGATGCTGGCCGAAATGGCCGATGATGTGTCCCTTGGCCTCACGGTTTATGGCCACCGTGAGCGTGGCAGCTGCACGGATATCGAGACGATCGTCGCCCCCGCGCCGGGCACTCAAGCGCGCATCCTGGAGGCCGTCAACGCCATCAACCCGCGCGGCCGCACGCCAATGACCGACGCGGTCATCGCCGCCGCGCAAAGCCTGCGCCACACCGAGGAAGCCGCCACCGTGATCCTCGTCTCGGACGGGATCGAGAACTGTAACCCCGACCCCTGCGCCATCGCCGCTGCGTTGGAGGCCACGGGCGTCGATTTCACTGCCCATGTGATCGGCTTCGACGTCGCCTCCGAACCCGAAGCGCGCGCGCAGATGCAGTGCATCGCCGACAATACCGGGGGGCAGTTCCTGACCGCCGACAACGCCACGGAACTCAGCCAGGCGTTGACCCAGGTCGTGGCCGTCATGCCCACGCCCATGCGGATCGAGGCGCAAGTCCTGCCCCAGGGCACCTTGCCCACGCGCCCCGTCACCTGGACGATTCTGGGTGCGGATGGCGACGTTATCAGCACCGGCACCCCCGGCCCCGCGATAGATGCCACCCTGCTCCCAGGCACTTACGTGGCCCAGGCCACGCGGACAGAGCCCGATGGCCCGCAAACCTATCAG
It contains:
- the uvrA gene encoding excinuclease ABC subunit UvrA, which codes for MPEMKSIEVRGAREHNLKNIDVDIPRDKLVVITGLSGSGKSSLAFDTIYAEGQRRYVESLSAYARQFLDMMEKPDVDHISGLSPAISIEQKTTSKNPRSTVGTVTEIYDYLRLLFARAGTPYSPATGQPIEAQQVQDMVDRVMAMEEGTRAYLLAPIIRDRKGEYRKEFLELRKQGFQRVKVDGEFYELDEPPTLDKKFRHDIDVVVDRIVVREGAETRLADSFRTALDLADGIAILETAVKEEEEPERFTFSEKFACPVSGFTIPEIEPRLFSFNAPFGACPSCDGLGMELFFDEGLMVPDKALSLEDGAIAPWRKGKSPYFVQTIEAIAKHYGFNAKTKWKDLSAEIQQVFLRGSGEEEIKFRYDEGGRVYQVERTFEGVIPNMERRYRETDSAWIREEFERFQNNRPCGDCGGYRLRPEALAVKIGPSDDLKHVGQVVQMSIAEALAWIDTVPDALSKQKNEVARAILKEIRERLGFLNNVGLQYLTLSRNAGTLSGGEAQRIRLASQIGSGLTGVLYVLDEPSIGLHQRDNDRLLTTLKNLRDQGNTVIVVEHDEEAIREADYVFDIGPGAGVHGGEVVGEGTPADLIANPKSITGDYLAGRREIAVPAKRRKGNKKKLTVVKATGNNLQNVTVDYPLGQFVCVTGVSGGGKSTLTIETLFKTASRKLNGARQTPAPCETIKGLEHLDKVIDIDQRAIGRTPRSNPATYTGAFTPIRDWFAGLPESKARGYKPGRFSFNVKGGRCEACQGDGLIKIEMHFLPDVYVECETCRGQRYNRETLEIRFKGQSIADVLNMTVEDAQEFFKAVPSIRTKMDALMRVGLGYIKVGQQATTLSGGEAQRVKLSKELAKQSTGRTLYILDEPTTGLHFEDVRKLLEVLHELVEQGNSVIVIEHNLDVIKTADHIIDIGPEGGDGGGQIVATGTPEQVADVAESHTGRYLGPMLDARKHAAE
- a CDS encoding MFS transporter, giving the protein MHTPRTPWPLIAALYLTGLIAGMQFSKISLTLTGLATVYPGWPVAFAVSGVAVMGIAFGVMAGGITASIGPRRAILWALGASALVGAAEAFLPPFQVFMALRVVEGAGHLVLVVAVPTLMARLAGPKDRAMVMGLWATFFGVGFAVAALVMGDNLRAAYGGHAVFAAGMLAVLWVMLPQGVVVVRRPLPRLSDHVMIYTTPRLFAPGLGHGLYAMLFLALITFLPAALDALWLAPILPLAGIAGSFLAGVLARWIAPGTLVWVTFAAMAALFAVTMVAGPAAPYVLILTMGLSGIAAGAGFAAVPWLNEADDDRALSNGALAQLGNIGTFTGTPVLAAMGAGAYLPTAIVICIMAAGVTGLAYRAARS